The Cervus elaphus chromosome 22, mCerEla1.1, whole genome shotgun sequence genome has a window encoding:
- the FKBP4 gene encoding peptidyl-prolyl cis-trans isomerase FKBP4: MTAEETKAAESGAQSAPLPLEGVDISPKQDEGVLKVIKREGTGTETPMIGDRVFVHYTGWLLDGTKFDSSLDRKDRFSFDLGKGEVIKAWDVAVATMKVGEVCHITCKPEYAYGSAGSPPKIPPNATLVFEVELFEFKGEDLTEEEDGGIIRRIRTRGEGYAKPNDGAIVEVALEGYFKDQMFDRRELRFEVGEGESMDLPCGLEKAIQRMEKGEHSIVYLKPSYAFGSAGKEKFQIPPNAELKYEIHLKSFEKAKESWEMSSEEKLEQSSIVKERGTVYFKEGKYKQAVLQYKKIVSWLEYESSFSDEDAQKAQALRLASHLNLAMCHLKLQAFSAAIENCNKALELDSNNEKGLFRRGEAHLAVNDFDLARADFQKVLQLYPSNKAAKAQLVVCQQRIRKQLEKEKKLYANMFERLAEEESKAKAAVAAGDQPADAEMRDEPKTEVAGGQPQVEAEA, encoded by the exons ATGACCGCCGAGGAGACGAAGGCGGCCGAGAGCGGAGCGCAGTCGGCGCCGCTGCCCCTCGAAGGGGTGGACATCAGCCCCAAGCAGGATGAGGGGGTGCTTAAG GTCATCAAGCGAGAGGGCACGGGCACGGAGACGCCCATGATTGGAGACCGAGTCTTCGTCCACTACACAGGCTGGCTGCTCGATGGCACCAAGTTCGACTCCAGCCTGGACCGCAAGGACAGGTTCTCCTTCGACCTGGGGAAAG GGGAGGTCATCAAGGCTTGGGATGTTGCTGTAGCAACCATGAAGGTGGGTGAAGTGTGCCACATCACCTGCAAGCCGGAGTACGCCTATGGCTCAGCTGGCAGCCCCCCGAAGATCCCTCCCAACGCCACGCTTGTGTTTGAG GTGGAGTTGTTCGAGTTCAAGGGTGAGGACCTGACAGAAGAGGAAGACGGCGGGATCATCAGGAGAATACGGACGCGGGGGGAGGGCTATGCCAAGCCCAATGACGGCGCCATCGTGGAGG TTGCACTGGAAGGGTACTTCAAGGACCAGATGTTTGACCGGCGGGAGCTCCGCTTTGAGGTCGGCGAGGGGGAGAGCATGGATCTGCCCTGTGGGCTAGAGAAGGCCATCCAGCGCATGGAAAAAGGagaacattccattgtgtatctcAAGCCCAG CTATGCTTTTGGCAGCGCTGGGAAGGAGAAGTTCCAGATCCCACCAAACGCTGAGCTGAAGTATGAAATACATCTCAAGAGTTTTGAGAAG GCCAAGGAGTCCTGGGAGATGAGTTCAGAGGAGAAGCTGGAGCAGAGCAGCATAGTGAAGGAGCGAGGCACTGTGTACTTCAAG GAAGGCAAGTACAAGCAAGCTGTGCTGCAGTACAAGAAGATTGTTTCCTGGCTGGAATACGAGTCCAGCTTCTCTGACGAGGACGCACAGAAGGCGCAGGCCCTTCGGCTGGCCTCCCACCTCAACCTGGCCATGTGTCATCTGAAGCTACAAGCTTTCTCCGCTGCCATTGAGAACTGTAACAAG GCCCTGGAACTAGACAGCAACAACGAGAAAGGTCTCTTCCGCCGGGGAGAGGCCCACCTGGCAGTGAATGACTTTGATTTGGCACGGGCTGACTTCCAGAAGGTTCTGCAGCTCTACCCCAGCAACAAGGCGGCCAAGGCCCAGCTGGTCGTGTGCCAGCAGCGCATCCGCAAGCAgcttgagaaggaaaagaagctcTATGCCAACATGTTTGAGAGGCTGGCCGAGGAGGAGAGCAAG GCCAAGGCTGCAGTGGCTGCGGGAGACCAGCCAGCTGACGCAGAGATGAGGGATGAACCGAAGACTGAGGTGGCTGGGGGCCAGCCTCAGGTGGAGGCGGAAGCATAG